In Taeniopygia guttata chromosome Z, bTaeGut7.mat, whole genome shotgun sequence, one genomic interval encodes:
- the LOC100223824 gene encoding tetraspanin-36, with product MDCGVITSKTVLLLLSLAFWAAAAGLSYVGAYVINAYKSYDNFLQDKYALLPAVIIICVALVMFIIGLIGCCATFRESRVGLGLFLAIILVIFIAEVSTFVLGFVYREKVKTDVQGTMRSVFEKYDGKDPESTVVDYLQTQLHCCGVKNYSDWTSSQWFNSTGNQSVPLSCCQQEARNCTGRLDQPQELNTRGCAQELETRLQSVISYAMLVILGFAIVKFFGMLSVCVLTCKKEESGYQPLYSGVFA from the exons ATGGACTGCGGAGTCATCACCTCCAAgaccgtgctgctgctgctcagcctcgCCTTCTGG GCGGCAGCTGCAGGCCTCAGCTATGTTGGGGCGTACGTCATCAACGCCTACAAGAGCTACGACAACTTTCTGCAGGATAAGTACGCCCTGCTGCCGGCTGTGATCATCATTTGCGTGGCCCTGGTGATGTTCATCATCGGGCTGATCGGCTGCTGCGCCACTTTCCGCGAGTCCCGGGTGGGCCTGGGGCTG ttcttgGCCATTATCCTGGTTATCTTCATTGCAGAAGTATCCACTTTTGTCTTGGGATTTGTTTACAGGGAAAAG GTAAAAACAGATGTGCAAGGTACAATGCGCTCAGTCTTTGAGAAGTATGATGGCAAAGACCCAGAGTCTACAGTTGTGGATTACTTGCAAACACag CTTCACTGCTGCGGGGTTAAGAACTACAGTGACTGGACGAGCAGCCAGTGGTTTAATTCCACTGGGAACCAGAGTGttcccctgagctgctgccagcaagagGCCAGGAACTGCACCGGGCGCCTGGATCAGCCACAGGAACTCAACACACGG ggctgtgcacaGGAGCTGGAGACCAGGCTGCAGAGTGTTATCAGCTATGCCATGCTGGTAATCCTGGGGTTTGCCATCGTAAAG TTCTTCGGAATGCTGAGTGTCTGTGTGCTTACTtgcaagaaagaagaaagtggATATCAGCCTCTTTACTCAGGGGTGTTTGCTTAA
- the LOC100229494 gene encoding SKA complex subunit 1, producing the protein MVNAMASSSLEDLCLYISLKISNIKKFILLRDLGKDDCLKHFLRKVYNEGILIHELLQAMEIQVKKQEELKKSLKEIQKAAESAQREAWHLLQHVPRYLPKPLQVCNVESTVKHEEETKAVEPKCEKKPAKERAIKEIALITTEEFENVPAYMKGRITYDQINAVVEEINKAVVGKYKILYQPLRSMSAPVRNLYHRFIEEETKDTNGVFFIVEDDIKEFTKLKLDKRFYVMLSILRHCQRVREIRSSGLVRYGIC; encoded by the exons ATGGTGAACGCTATGGCATCCTCAAGCCTGGAAGATTTATGCCTCTACATCAGTTTGAagatttcaaatattaaaaagtttATCCTATTGAGAGATCTAG GTAAAGATGATTGCCTCAAGCATTTTCTCCGTAAAGTATATAACGAGGGGATCCTCATACATGAGCTCCTGCAAGCAATGGAAATTCAAGTTAAAAAGCaagaagaactgaaaaaatcACTCAaa GAGATCCAGAAGGCAGCTGAGAGCGCTCAAAGGGAAGCATGGCACCTCCTTCAACACGTGCCACGCTATCTGCCTAAACCACTCCAGGTCTG CAACGTGGAGTCAACTGTGAAACACGAAGAAGAAACAAAGGCTGTAGAACCCAAATGTGAGAAGAAACCTGCAAAAGAAAGAGCCATTAAAGAAATAGCATTAATAACCACAGAGGAGTTTGAAAATGTTCCTGC gTATATGAAAGGCCGTATAACATATGATCAGATCAATGCAGTTGTTGAAGAGATTAACAAGGCCGTGGTGGGCAAGTACAAGATCTTGTATCAGCCTTTGAGGTCTATGAGTGCACCAGTCAGAAACCTCTACCACCGGTTCATAGAAGAAGAAACTAAGGATacaaatg GAGTATTTTTCATTGTGGAGGATGATATCAAGGAGTTCACTAAGCTGAAATTGGATAAGCGCTTCTACGTCATGCTCAGCATCCTGAGGC